Genomic DNA from Lagenorhynchus albirostris chromosome 20, mLagAlb1.1, whole genome shotgun sequence:
ctctgcctccctcttggtCCAGGGTGAATAGGAGAGGATGGTGAGTCCCCTTTTAAGCAGGGCTGAGTCTGCAGGGACCAGCTCTTCACTCTGCCCTGGAGGAGAGGATTCCAGAATGCTTAGCCTCCACCGGTGCAGGTCCTGCTTCTGGGGTGCATCTTGGAGTCCCACCACTCTCACCTCATCAGGCTCCAGCAGCAGTTTCCAACACTGGGCTGGGGTCCTCAGGGCCCATCCTGGCTTCATCTTCCGGAGGTAGATGGCGTCATAGCAGCCCACCATAAAGATGACCTGCAGGTCCAGTAACGAGGCCTTGGCCTCAACAGGGCCCGTGGCCCGGGTGGTGCCCAGCTCCAACGCCATGGGCTCCCACCGGGGGCAGGTCCACGCTGAAAAACGCCTACCATGGAGAAGGGCTTGGCCAGTGTGAGCAGGTAGGGAGTCCCCCAAATCTCCAGGGAAGGCTTTGGGTCCAGTCAGCATCCTCAGCACCCAGGCCCAGGGGTGTGGCATCCTGAGGCTCCAGCTCGGTGGGCATAAAGTGCTCGTCCAGGTCCAGGTCCTCCTCGTCTGACTCCACGAGGCCTAACGCCAGGGTGCCCCAGCCCCAGTCCACAGACCCACCCTGTGCAGGGTGCCCTTGGCCCAGCCCCCAGCTTGGTCCCATCCCCGGGGATGACCCCTGCTCAGACCCTGCCTCAATGTGCTCCATCAGCTCAGGGCCCCAATCTTCATCTTCCCAGTCTTCCACCTCCAGCACCTGTCCAAGGTCCAGAAAGGCAGCCTTGAAGCAAGCGAAGCAGACCCTCAGCTGGCTGCCGTGTTGAAGCTCATACATCCAGGACGTGTACAGGTAGGACAGGCCCTCCGCCTCACACCGCAGGCTGACTGGGGGGCACATGGCCACGCCGCCTACAGGACTTGCTGGGATCTTAGGGGGTCTGGCCCAGAGGTGGGGGGCACAGTGAagtgctggggggcagggaggaggggcgtGAGAACGAGGAGGAGAACAGGGAGGATCAGGAGGACGACAAAGGTGTTTCCTGTGTGGGgatttggggggcgggggaggaactGGGTCCTAATCCAACACGGACCTGCAGAGGTTGGGAGGGACAAACTTCTGGAATTATCTTCAGCTGATGCAAGTGTTCTGTCCTCTGGGAACTGCAAAGGAAAGCAGTGAGGTTAGGGCCCCCCAGCAGGCAGGTGGGAGCAGGTCACGCAGGGACGAGCTGGGTGCAAGGACCTTTGGGGTCAGACCCGGCCCTTTCGCTCTGCCTCTGCTCAGTTTAGCTGATCTGGGGCCAGTGGGCCACACAGCCTCTCCCCCATCCGACTCCctactctcccacctcagggatCCTCAAACCCAGCCCGCCTTGCCTGATGGAactgaaggaaactgaggcaacctGTCACAACCTGAGGGAACCTGACTGAACCTGAGGGAAACTGTCGGAACCTGATGCAAGCTGTCAGAACCTGAGGGAACCTGTCAGAACCTGCACAAATCTGACAGAACCTGACCAAATCTGACTGAATTTGACAGAACCTGACTGAATTTGACAGAAACTGACTGAATCTGAGAGAAGCTGTTGGAACCTGACTGAACCTGGGAACCTGAAGAAACCTGTCAGAACATGACAGAACCTGAGAGAAACTGCCAGAAACTGAGGGAACCTGTCAGAACCCGAGAGAATCTGTCAGAACCTAAGGAAAGCTGTCAGAACCTGACTGAACCTGAGGGAACCTGTGAGAATCTGACAGAACCTGAGTGTACCTGCAAAAACTTGACGGAACCTCACTGAACCTGTCAGAAACTGATGGAACCTGAGGGAACGTGTCAGAACCTTACGGAACCAGAGAGAGCTGTCAGAACCTGACAGAACCTGAGGGATCCTCACAGAACCTGAGAGAATCTGTGAGAACCAGTCAGAGCCTGACCAAATCTAACAGAACCTGACAGAACCTGACAGAACCTGAAGGAGCCTGACAGAACCACCCCTACCTGAGCTAGCCCGTCTGGCTTGAGGCCACGCTGGACCACGTGAACTCTTCAGCCGCCAAGCCCCACACTCCAGCAGCCCACAGGCCCCAGACCCTCTCCTCAGTCTGAGGGGCTCTCTGCTGGCCTGTCGCCTCCCTCCTGTGGGCAcctggggggaaaggaggggacacAGCCCACCTGGGTATATAAAGGGCCATTTCCCATGGTGCTCTGGGCTCATCTGCATATCTCCCATGAGCCTCAGCCCACCAGGAAATGAAACTGCTGAGtcattcctctcctcccctcccccctcaaccccgccccgccccgccctgccccgccctgccccgccccggagagcctgtgcagcccccaTGGAGGGCAGGGCAGTTTCCCTGACACTGTCCACAGGGTGATTGTGCCCGTGATGTTTGCTCCTCTGAGGGCTGAGAAGACTGTTTCCATCCGTCTTTCAATCTGCCGGTTTCTGAAATTCTGTGGGCAAGCGTCTCTCTTATGGTCATTGTTCTATCCCTGGGTGCCCTGGGTGACCTGCTTGGTCAAGGGTCCTAGCCTTCTGTGATTATAATAGATTCCTTCTTTGTACCTCTTGGTTAAAGTTTTTTTATGAATTTCAGAAACTGATCGATTGCCAATTATTTACCTTTTAAGCACATTTCTGTCTCTTTGGCTCGtctcacttttattttgttttgtttttgttt
This window encodes:
- the TEX19 gene encoding testis-expressed protein 19, yielding MCPPVSLRCEAEGLSYLYTSWMYELQHGSQLRVCFACFKAAFLDLGQVLEVEDWEDEDWGPELMEHIEAGSEQGSSPGMGPSWGLGQGHPAQGGSVDWGWGTLALGLVESDEEDLDLDEHFMPTELEPQDATPLGLGAEDADWTQSLPWRFGGLPTCSHWPSPSPW